Within the Candidatus Angelobacter sp. genome, the region GGCGTCTCCGGCAGCTTCAACACGCGATCGCCCAGAACTTTCTCGGTCTGCTTCCTTCGAAATTCCTCGTAGGCCTGGCGATGCTGCGGATGTTTCGCGCCCAGGATGGACACCGCCAGCAACGCCGCGTTGATCGCGCCGGGCTTGCCGATGGCCAGCGTTCCCACCGGAACGCCCCCCGGCATCTGCACAATGGACAGCAATGAATCGAGTCCTTTCAACGACGCCGATTCCATCGGCACACCCAGCACCGGCAGCGGCGTCTTTGCCGCGCATACGCCCGGCAGATGCGCCGCCCCGCCCGCCGCGGCGATGATCACCTCCAGCCCGCGCGGAATGGCGGTGGAAAGATATTCAAACAGCGCGTCGGGCGCGCGGTGCGCGGAAATCGCCTGCGCTTCCCACGGCACCTTCAGCGCCTCCAGTTGCGACGCGCAGTGCTGCATCACGTCCCAGTCCGATTTGCTCCCCATGAGGATGCCGACCAATGTTTTTGTTTTTTCGGTTGCCATGATTCGTGCGGATGTTCTACACGAGCCGGGCCGAGGCCGTCGAGTCGTCACTTTGATTCGTTCCCCGGCCAAGGATCGGCGCGCGGATGAATTGCGGAAAGGAATCCGTCACTCGGCGGCTTTGTCCAGCGCGTCCAATACAATCGAGGGCGTCAGGTATCCGTCCGGTAAAACGATGGGCGGCTTGCTGGCGTCCCTGGGATAAACGAGCACCAACGGCACCGCGTCGCGCTTGAAGCGGTGCAATTCCTCCGCGATCGCAGGATCTTCCTTGGAAAAGTCGGCCACCAGCGTCACGGCGTTCATCGCGCCAAGTTTTTTCCGAACGGGCGCGATGTTGATGCTGGTGCGCATGTTTACCTGGCAGGTTGCGCACCAGTCGGCGGTGAAATCGATGAGCACCGGCCGGCCTTCGGCCCGCGCGCTGGCCACGGCCTTATGACTCCACGGTTTCCAGTCGAGTTCCGGCGCGCGCCCGAGCGCCAGCGCGGTAACCACGCCCGTCACCAGGAAGCTCGCCGCGATGCCCGGCCAGCGACGGCCCCGGCCCCGCTGCACAAACTCGCCCCAGATCCACGCCGACATCGCCAGCGCCACCAGAAACACGCCGAACCAGAACACGCCACTTTTCGTGAAATGATTCAACGTCAGTTTGAACAGCCAGACCACCGTCGCCAGCATCGGAAAACCCATCGCGATTTTGAACTTCTCCATCCAGACACCCGGCTTGGGCAGAAATTTCAACCAGCGCGGCTGCCAGCTCAGAACCACGAAGGGTGCGGCCAGCCCGACACCGACCATCAGCAGCACCAGAACGATCGTGGCCGGCGGTTGCGTGAACGCGAAACCGAGCGCCACGCCAAGGAAGGGAGCCGTGCACGGAGTGGCGAGCGCCGTGGCCAACACGCCGTTGAAAAATGCCCCTGCCGCGCCCTTCTTCGACGCCAATTGGCCCGCGGCGTCCATGGTCCGTCCGCTCAACGTCACCTCGAAAACGCCGAACAGATTCAGCGCGACCAGCAGGACGAGAATCGTCATGGCGATGAGAAAATTCACGTTTTGAAACTGCATGCCCCAACTCGCCTGTTTCGCGCCGATCGCCAGCCCGGCCAGCACCAGAAACGAGGTCAGCACGCCAAGTCCATAGACCAACCCCAGCCGGCGCACGCGTCCCGGCGCCTCCCTGCTCTGTTGGACGAATCCGAGAATCTTCAACGCGATGACCGGCAGCACGCACGGCATCACGTTCAATATCAGTCCGCCGATGAAGGCGAACAGCAACATGAGCCCCAGTGGTTTTGATTCCGCCGATGGAAGATCATTTCCTGGCGCTGTCTCCGCGGTCGTGGGACCCTTCGGGGCAATGATCGGCACGTTGATTTCGGTCGCGGATTTCTGATCTGCCGCCGCGGCCACCACAATTCCCTCGAGCTTCGCCGGCCAGTCTCCTTCCAGTTTTTTGACCAGTTTGCGGAATCGAACTCTGCCGTCGCTCCCCGGCAATTTGTCCGTGGCGGCCTGCACCTCGAACGCTTTGCCCGGATACGGAAAGAAATCTTCCGCCGCCTTCGCCGCCACCTCCAGAATCAAAGGGCGGGTGTCCCCTCCGGCCTCCTTCTCCCACCACGCGCCGGCCGCCGTATTCGCATCGGCGCGCGGCAATTTTGTCTTCCAGGCATCCAACAGGAAGACCTCCGCTGACGGATTAGATTTCGCGCCGACGTCAAGCGTCGCTTTGACCTCG harbors:
- the purE gene encoding 5-(carboxyamino)imidazole ribonucleotide mutase; this encodes MATEKTKTLVGILMGSKSDWDVMQHCASQLEALKVPWEAQAISAHRAPDALFEYLSTAIPRGLEVIIAAAGGAAHLPGVCAAKTPLPVLGVPMESASLKGLDSLLSIVQMPGGVPVGTLAIGKPGAINAALLAVSILGAKHPQHRQAYEEFRRKQTEKVLGDRVLKLPETP
- a CDS encoding protein-disulfide reductase DsbD domain-containing protein, translated to MRLVHRLAFPVVLALAVVSIQAAAKTQVRLVLSAQSARPGETVTAGVLLKTPPDWHTYWKNAGDSGAPTKIEWELPEGIKAGEIQWPVPEKLTVEGLTTYVYNGEVMLLVPLTLAGDVASGTRELKARVSWLECERVCLPGRAEVKATLDVGAKSNPSAEVFLLDAWKTKLPRADANTAAGAWWEKEAGGDTRPLILEVAAKAAEDFFPYPGKAFEVQAATDKLPGSDGRVRFRKLVKKLEGDWPAKLEGIVVAAAADQKSATEINVPIIAPKGPTTAETAPGNDLPSAESKPLGLMLLFAFIGGLILNVMPCVLPVIALKILGFVQQSREAPGRVRRLGLVYGLGVLTSFLVLAGLAIGAKQASWGMQFQNVNFLIAMTILVLLVALNLFGVFEVTLSGRTMDAAGQLASKKGAAGAFFNGVLATALATPCTAPFLGVALGFAFTQPPATIVLVLLMVGVGLAAPFVVLSWQPRWLKFLPKPGVWMEKFKIAMGFPMLATVVWLFKLTLNHFTKSGVFWFGVFLVALAMSAWIWGEFVQRGRGRRWPGIAASFLVTGVVTALALGRAPELDWKPWSHKAVASARAEGRPVLIDFTADWCATCQVNMRTSINIAPVRKKLGAMNAVTLVADFSKEDPAIAEELHRFKRDAVPLVLVYPRDASKPPIVLPDGYLTPSIVLDALDKAAE